Proteins from a genomic interval of Stigmatopora nigra isolate UIUO_SnigA chromosome 19, RoL_Snig_1.1, whole genome shotgun sequence:
- the LOC144212652 gene encoding UDP-glucuronosyltransferase 1A5-like: MGPWPLAFLLAVVLLVSQGPRGSQGGNILVFPVDGSHWINMKVLMEELHQRGHRLTVIRASNSIYISQSSPLYSAITIDVEGGWEEFFQVLQKLIEDLREGQTKYLDFSRIIHSAESVWVAALSKLLDDRERVRNLRESDFDLVLTDPAISAGVVLAKYLELPLALNVRWVQGGEGHFAIAPSPLSYIPVPGSGLTDQMDFFQRVKNVFFYAAGILQQKFLIEPIYSAVCQKHIRGGCNINSLLQEADIWLFRTDFVFDFPRPTMPNVVYIGGFQCRAPDPLPAELEDFVRSAGEHGVVVMSLGTLVNALPERDAEEIAAVYAKLPQKVIWRHKGRRPSTLGNNTLMLDWIPQKDLLGHPQTKVFVAHGGTNGLQEAIYYGVPVLGIPLFFDQLDNLVRLEHRGAAKILELVNLTRGFEASLKEVLSQDGYRRNMRRLSALHRDQPITPLERAVFWVEYVLRHKGAPHLRTRAYAMPWYAYHNVDLALLLLLPPTLVIFVSVRLWYCRKSAKCKSKQHQE, translated from the exons ATGG GACCATGGCCGTTGGCGTTTTTGCTGGCGGTCGTGCTGCTGGTGTCGCAAGGTCCACGTGGGAGCCAAGGGGGAAACATCCTGGTCTTCCCTGTGGACGGAAGCCACTGGATCAACATGAAGGTTCTGATGGAGGAGCTCCACCAGAGAGGACACCGGCTGACGGTCATCCGGGCCTCCAACAGCATCTACATCTCCCAAAGCTCGCCACTTTACAGCGCCATCACCATCGACGTGGAGGGAGGCTGGGAGGAGTTCTTCCAAGTCCTACAGAAGCTCATTGAG GATCTTCGGGAGGGCCAAACCAAGTACCTGGACTTTTCCCGAATTATCCACAGCGCCGAGTCGGTGTGGGTGGCCGCTCTTTCCAAGCTCCTGGACGACCGGGAGAGGGTCCGGAACTTGAGGGAGTCCGATTTCGACCTGGTCCTGACCGACCCGGCCATCTCGGCCGGCGTGGTTCTGGCCAAGTACCTGGAGCTTCCTCTGGCGCTCAACGTGCGCTGGGTCCAAGGCGGCGAAGGCCACTTTGCCATCGCCCCCTCTCCCCTCTCCTACATTCCCGTGCCGGGATCGGGCCTGACGGACCAGATGGACTTCTTCCAGAGGGTTAAGAACGTCTTCTTCTACGCGGCGGGCATCTTGCAACAGAAGTTCCTGATCGAGCCCATCTACAGCGCCGTGTGCCAGAAGCACATCCGCGGGGGATGCAACATCAACTCCCTCCTCCAAGAGGCCGACATTTGGCTTTTCCGGACGGATTTCGTCTTCGACTTCCCGCGTCCCACCATGCCCAACGTGGTCTACATCGGCGGCTTCCAGTGCCGGGCTCCCGATCCGCTGCCCGCCGAGCTGGAGGACTTTGTGCGGAGCGCCGGCGAGCACGGCGTGGTGGTGATGAGTCTGGGCACTTTGGTCAACGCGTTGCCCGAACGCGACGCCGAGGAAATCGCCGCCGTCTACGCCAAGTTGCCGCAGAAG GTGATTTGGCGCCACAAGGGACGCCGGCCGTCCACCCTGGGTAACAACACCCTGATGTTGGACTGGATCCCCCAAAAAGATCTCCTGGGCCACCCGCAGACCAAAGTCTTTGTGGCCCACGGGGGTACCAACGGACTCCAGGAGGCCATCTACTACGGCGTCCCCGTCCTGGGCATCCCGCTCTTCTTTGACCAATTGGATAACCTGGTGCGTTTGGAACACAGGGGGGCCGCCAAGATCCTGGAATTGGTCAACCTCACCCGCGGCTTCGAGGCCagcctgaaggaggtcttgagCCAAGACGGCTACCGCCGCAACATGCGCCGGCTGTCGGCCTTGCACCGCGATCAACCCATCACCCCCTTGGAGAGGGCCGTCTTCTGGGTGGAGTACGTGCTGCGACACAAGGGGGCACCGCACTTGCGCACGCGGGCCTACGCCATGCCCTGGTACGCGTACCACAACGTTGACTTGGCGCTGCTACTGCTGCTGCCCCCCactttggtcatttttgtcTCGGTCAGGCTGTGGTACTGCAGGAAGAGCGCCAaatgcaaaagcaaacaacacCAAGAATAA
- the supt20 gene encoding transcription factor SPT20 homolog isoform X2 produces MQQVLEYALDRAEYIVESARQRPARRRLSSGGRKSLYQKLYELYVEECEKEPESKNFRRNVKLLDKLLAQESLSCLVVNLYAGNDGYSLMLRGKNGSDSETIRLPYEEGELLEYLDAEELPPVLVDLLEKSQVNIFHCGCVLVEVRDYRQCTSTKMPLYQSRHVLLRPTMQTLICDVHAMTSDHHKWTQDDKLQLESQLILATAEPLCLDPSISVTCATNRLLYNKQKLNSRAMKRCFKRHSRAALNRQQELSQLPLPRQLRLYDYLQKRKERKAAPVIDLKISKIGNCVDMWRRNSCQLSAPKEIDVEKYAVVERSIQLEDSQPPSVIWPAEEIVDDYTFECEASGQAQRTRVSVFQSLGDPLVYGKIYCTKDGKDEEDGADPKLTHPPFLIGSKMDAERFLAQYKCVFERDVKCQVKMSHNSGGSAPPPASPDEDEGDGFSPLVQASVLGKGVKQRPQPIKIPPGSGGGGGSSGNPYTCQSGLLKCPTPPPLGKSQQPLNRKHSVELGLVGQVGLLSPASLSPMSSVQRSGTPGNTACSTPHPADSLGPPPGTPTPPEAPTQAALLTPFPLSQPLPVMTIPLPVTTGAASSPVAANPAGLNFINVVGSVCNPQTLMGGPGSMLAPGLNLGGILPSGGLVPSVQPAAQTGSHFNVNSGGGLRPLNLLQVQHAAPMGRLGVDASVFMGGGGAQIPSAPLIFNPVQQQQFSPQSHSATSSPQRQGEAGDQGADPSLGNQQTAVINLGVGGFMSSQTAVLSQLGRGPDGSGAPPPSPRLPQQHQPQIQLQFLQHRMQQQMATAAPQVTAAAAGGRQPTANQARSRRKRSTPQPLPKARPTETLPRRE; encoded by the exons ATG CAACAAGTTTTGGAATATGCACTAGATCGAGCTGAG TACATTGTGGAAAGCGCTCGGCAGCGCCCCGCCAGGAGGCGACTTTCCTCCGGTGGTAGGAAGAGTTTGTATCAGAAGCTCTACGAGCTCTACGTAGAAGAATGTGAGAAGGAGCCAGAGTCCAAG AATTTCAGGAGGAATGTGAAGCTGCTGGACAAGTTGCTGGCTCAGGAATCCCTTTCGTGTCTGGTGGTCAACTTGTACGCCGGCAACGACGGCTACTCGCTCATGCTCAGGGGCAAGAATGGATCCG ATTCCGAAACCATCCGACTGCCGTATGAAGAAGGAGAGCTGCTGGAGTACTTGGACGCCGAGGAGTTGCCGCCTGTTTTGGTTGACCTGCTAGAGAAGTCCCAG GTGAATATCTTCCACTGCGGCTGCGTCCTGGTGGAGGTCCGAGACTACAGGCAGTGCACCAGCACCAAGATGCCGTTGTACCAGAGCAGACACGTCCTGCTCAGGCCCACCATGCAGACTCTGATTTGCGACGTCCACGCCATGACCAGCGACCATCACAAGTGGACGCAG GACGACAAATTGCAGCTGGAGAGCCAGTTGATCCTGGCCACGGCCGAGCCCCTGTGCCTGGACCCGTCCATCTCGGTCACTTGCGCCACCAACCGCCTGCTCTACAACAAGCAAAAACTCAACAGCCGCGCCATGAAACG CTGTTTCAAGAGGCACTCGCGAGCGGCGCTGAACCGCCAGCAGGAGCTGTCGCAGCTGCCCCTGCCACGCCAGCTGCGTCTTTACGACTACCTGCAAAAGCGGAAGGAGAGAAAAGCCGCGCCCGTCATCGACTTGAAGATCTCCAAAATCGGAAAC TGCGTGGACATGTGGCGACGAAACAGCTGCCAGCTTAGCGCTCCCAAAGAAATCGAC GTGGAGAAGTACGCCGTGGTGGAGAGATCCATCCAGTTGGAAGATTCTCAGCCCCCTTCTGTCATCTGGCCGGCTGAG GAGATCGTGGACGACTACACCTTCGAATGCGAGGCCAGCGGTCAGGCCCAGAGGACCAGGGTGTCCGTTTTCCAGTCGCTGGGCGACCCGCTGGTATACGGCAAGATCTACTGCACCAAAGACGGCAAAGACGAAGAGGACGGCGCCGACCCGAAGCTCACCCATCCGCC GTTCCTCATCGGCTCCAAGATGGACGCCGAGCG CTTCCTGGCGCAGTACAAATGCGTGTTCGAGAGAGACGTCAAGTGTCAGGTCAAGATGTCCCACAACTCGGGCGGCTCGGCTCCGCCCCCCGCCTCCCCCGACGAGGACGAG GGCGACGGCTTCTCGCCGCTGGTCCAGGCCTCCGTGTTGGGCAAAGGGGTGAAGCAGCGGCCGCAGCCCATCAAAATTCCGCCGGGAtctggtggcggcggcggctcctCAG GTAATCCATACACTTGCCAAAGTGGTCTTCTCAAGTGTCCCACTCCGCCCCCCCTGGGCAAAAGCCAGCAGCCTCTGAACAGGAAACACTCGGTGGAGTTGGGTCTGGTGGGCCAAGTGGGCCTCCTGTCCCCCGCCTCACTTTCCCCCATGAGCTCCGTGCAGA GATCGGGCACCCCCGGCAACACGGCGTGCTCGACGCCGCACCCCGCCGACTCGCTGGGGCCCCCGCCGGGGACGCCCACCCCCCCGGAGGCCCCGACGCAGGCCGCCCTGCTGACGCCGTTCCCCCTCAGCCAGCCGCTGCCCGTCATGACCATCCCGCTGCCCGTCACCACGGGCGCCGCCTCCTCGCCGGTGGCGGCCAACCCGGCCGGCCTCAACTTCATCAACGTGGTCGGCTCCGTCTG CAACCCCCAGACGCTGATGGGCGGCCCGGGTTCCATGCTGGCTCCCGGACTCAACCTGGGCGGAATCCTGCCGTCCGGGGGCCTGGTGCCCTCCGTGCAGCCCGCCGCGCAGACAG GGAGTCACTTCAACGTGAACagcggcggcgggctccgacCGCTCAACTTGCTGCAGGTACAGCACGCGGCGCCAATGGGCCGCCTGGGAGTGGATGCCTCGGTTTTTATGGGCGGTGGCGGCGCTCAGATCCCCAGCGCTCCGCTCATCTTCAACCCCGTGCAGCAACAGCAGTTCTCGCCGCAGAGCCACTCGGCCACTTCCAGCCCTCAGCGGCAGGGGGAGGCG GGCGATCAGGGCGCCGACCCTTCGTTGGGGAACCAGCAAACGGCCGTCATCAACTTGGGCGTCGGTGGCTTCATGTCTTCGCAAACGGCAG TGCTGTCCCAGTTGGGCCGCGGGCCGGACGGCTCTGGGGCCCCGCCACCTTCTCCCAGGCTTCCGCAGCAGCACCAGCCTCAGATACAA TTGCAATTCTTGCAGCACCGAATGCAGCAGCAAATGGCTACGGCAGCCCCCCAGGTAacggcggcagcggcggggGGCCGGCAGCCTACCGCCAACCAAGCAAGAAgtaggaggaagaggagcacgCCGCAGCCCCTCCCCAAAGCTCGCCCGACGGAAACGTTGCCCAGACGCGAGTAA
- the supt20 gene encoding transcription factor SPT20 homolog isoform X3, which yields MQQVLEYALDRAEYIVESARQRPARRRLSSGGRKSLYQKLYELYVEECEKEPESKNFRRNVKLLDKLLAQESLSCLVVNLYAGNDGYSLMLRGKNGSDSETIRLPYEEGELLEYLDAEELPPVLVDLLEKSQVNIFHCGCVLVEVRDYRQCTSTKMPLYQSRHVLLRPTMQTLICDVHAMTSDHHKWTQDDKLQLESQLILATAEPLCLDPSISVTCATNRLLYNKQKLNSRAMKRCFKRHSRAALNRQQELSQLPLPRQLRLYDYLQKRKERKAAPVIDLKISKIGNCVDMWRRNSCQLSAPKEIDVEKYAVVERSIQLEDSQPPSVIWPAEEIVDDYTFECEASGQAQRTRVSVFQSLGDPLVYGKIYCTKDGKDEEDGADPKLTHPPFLIGSKMDAERFLAQYKCVFERDVKCQVKMSHNSGGSAPPPASPDEDEVVGSVPDGHPASRRADGGRLCQGDGFSPLVQASVLGKGVKQRPQPIKIPPGSGGGGGSSGNPYTCQSGLLKCPTPPPLGKSQQPLNRKHSVELGLVGQVGLLSPASLSPMSSVQRSGTPGNTACSTPHPADSLGPPPGTPTPPEAPTQAALLTPFPLSQPLPVMTIPLPVTTGAASSPVAANPAGLNFINVVGSVCNPQTLMGGPGSMLAPGLNLGGILPSGGLVPSVQPAAQTGSHFNVNSGGGLRPLNLLQVQHAAPMGRLGVDASVFMGGGGAQIPSAPLIFNPVQQQQFSPQSHSATSSPQRQGEAGDQGADPSLGNQQTAVINLGVGGFMSSQTAVAILAAPNAAANGYGSPPGNGGSGGGPAAYRQPSKK from the exons ATG CAACAAGTTTTGGAATATGCACTAGATCGAGCTGAG TACATTGTGGAAAGCGCTCGGCAGCGCCCCGCCAGGAGGCGACTTTCCTCCGGTGGTAGGAAGAGTTTGTATCAGAAGCTCTACGAGCTCTACGTAGAAGAATGTGAGAAGGAGCCAGAGTCCAAG AATTTCAGGAGGAATGTGAAGCTGCTGGACAAGTTGCTGGCTCAGGAATCCCTTTCGTGTCTGGTGGTCAACTTGTACGCCGGCAACGACGGCTACTCGCTCATGCTCAGGGGCAAGAATGGATCCG ATTCCGAAACCATCCGACTGCCGTATGAAGAAGGAGAGCTGCTGGAGTACTTGGACGCCGAGGAGTTGCCGCCTGTTTTGGTTGACCTGCTAGAGAAGTCCCAG GTGAATATCTTCCACTGCGGCTGCGTCCTGGTGGAGGTCCGAGACTACAGGCAGTGCACCAGCACCAAGATGCCGTTGTACCAGAGCAGACACGTCCTGCTCAGGCCCACCATGCAGACTCTGATTTGCGACGTCCACGCCATGACCAGCGACCATCACAAGTGGACGCAG GACGACAAATTGCAGCTGGAGAGCCAGTTGATCCTGGCCACGGCCGAGCCCCTGTGCCTGGACCCGTCCATCTCGGTCACTTGCGCCACCAACCGCCTGCTCTACAACAAGCAAAAACTCAACAGCCGCGCCATGAAACG CTGTTTCAAGAGGCACTCGCGAGCGGCGCTGAACCGCCAGCAGGAGCTGTCGCAGCTGCCCCTGCCACGCCAGCTGCGTCTTTACGACTACCTGCAAAAGCGGAAGGAGAGAAAAGCCGCGCCCGTCATCGACTTGAAGATCTCCAAAATCGGAAAC TGCGTGGACATGTGGCGACGAAACAGCTGCCAGCTTAGCGCTCCCAAAGAAATCGAC GTGGAGAAGTACGCCGTGGTGGAGAGATCCATCCAGTTGGAAGATTCTCAGCCCCCTTCTGTCATCTGGCCGGCTGAG GAGATCGTGGACGACTACACCTTCGAATGCGAGGCCAGCGGTCAGGCCCAGAGGACCAGGGTGTCCGTTTTCCAGTCGCTGGGCGACCCGCTGGTATACGGCAAGATCTACTGCACCAAAGACGGCAAAGACGAAGAGGACGGCGCCGACCCGAAGCTCACCCATCCGCC GTTCCTCATCGGCTCCAAGATGGACGCCGAGCG CTTCCTGGCGCAGTACAAATGCGTGTTCGAGAGAGACGTCAAGTGTCAGGTCAAGATGTCCCACAACTCGGGCGGCTCGGCTCCGCCCCCCGCCTCCCCCGACGAGGACGAGGTAGTGGGCTCGGTCCCGGACGGGCACCCCGCGAGCCGTCGGGCTGACGGCGGCCGTCTCTGCCAGGGCGACGGCTTCTCGCCGCTGGTCCAGGCCTCCGTGTTGGGCAAAGGGGTGAAGCAGCGGCCGCAGCCCATCAAAATTCCGCCGGGAtctggtggcggcggcggctcctCAG GTAATCCATACACTTGCCAAAGTGGTCTTCTCAAGTGTCCCACTCCGCCCCCCCTGGGCAAAAGCCAGCAGCCTCTGAACAGGAAACACTCGGTGGAGTTGGGTCTGGTGGGCCAAGTGGGCCTCCTGTCCCCCGCCTCACTTTCCCCCATGAGCTCCGTGCAGA GATCGGGCACCCCCGGCAACACGGCGTGCTCGACGCCGCACCCCGCCGACTCGCTGGGGCCCCCGCCGGGGACGCCCACCCCCCCGGAGGCCCCGACGCAGGCCGCCCTGCTGACGCCGTTCCCCCTCAGCCAGCCGCTGCCCGTCATGACCATCCCGCTGCCCGTCACCACGGGCGCCGCCTCCTCGCCGGTGGCGGCCAACCCGGCCGGCCTCAACTTCATCAACGTGGTCGGCTCCGTCTG CAACCCCCAGACGCTGATGGGCGGCCCGGGTTCCATGCTGGCTCCCGGACTCAACCTGGGCGGAATCCTGCCGTCCGGGGGCCTGGTGCCCTCCGTGCAGCCCGCCGCGCAGACAG GGAGTCACTTCAACGTGAACagcggcggcgggctccgacCGCTCAACTTGCTGCAGGTACAGCACGCGGCGCCAATGGGCCGCCTGGGAGTGGATGCCTCGGTTTTTATGGGCGGTGGCGGCGCTCAGATCCCCAGCGCTCCGCTCATCTTCAACCCCGTGCAGCAACAGCAGTTCTCGCCGCAGAGCCACTCGGCCACTTCCAGCCCTCAGCGGCAGGGGGAGGCG GGCGATCAGGGCGCCGACCCTTCGTTGGGGAACCAGCAAACGGCCGTCATCAACTTGGGCGTCGGTGGCTTCATGTCTTCGCAAACGGCAG TTGCAATTCTTGCAGCACCGAATGCAGCAGCAAATGGCTACGGCAGCCCCCCAGGTAacggcggcagcggcggggGGCCGGCAGCCTACCGCCAACCAAGCAAGAAgtag
- the supt20 gene encoding transcription factor SPT20 homolog isoform X1, translating into MQQVLEYALDRAEYIVESARQRPARRRLSSGGRKSLYQKLYELYVEECEKEPESKNFRRNVKLLDKLLAQESLSCLVVNLYAGNDGYSLMLRGKNGSDSETIRLPYEEGELLEYLDAEELPPVLVDLLEKSQVNIFHCGCVLVEVRDYRQCTSTKMPLYQSRHVLLRPTMQTLICDVHAMTSDHHKWTQDDKLQLESQLILATAEPLCLDPSISVTCATNRLLYNKQKLNSRAMKRCFKRHSRAALNRQQELSQLPLPRQLRLYDYLQKRKERKAAPVIDLKISKIGNCVDMWRRNSCQLSAPKEIDVEKYAVVERSIQLEDSQPPSVIWPAEEIVDDYTFECEASGQAQRTRVSVFQSLGDPLVYGKIYCTKDGKDEEDGADPKLTHPPFLIGSKMDAERFLAQYKCVFERDVKCQVKMSHNSGGSAPPPASPDEDEVVGSVPDGHPASRRADGGRLCQGDGFSPLVQASVLGKGVKQRPQPIKIPPGSGGGGGSSGNPYTCQSGLLKCPTPPPLGKSQQPLNRKHSVELGLVGQVGLLSPASLSPMSSVQRSGTPGNTACSTPHPADSLGPPPGTPTPPEAPTQAALLTPFPLSQPLPVMTIPLPVTTGAASSPVAANPAGLNFINVVGSVCNPQTLMGGPGSMLAPGLNLGGILPSGGLVPSVQPAAQTGSHFNVNSGGGLRPLNLLQVQHAAPMGRLGVDASVFMGGGGAQIPSAPLIFNPVQQQQFSPQSHSATSSPQRQGEAGDQGADPSLGNQQTAVINLGVGGFMSSQTAVLSQLGRGPDGSGAPPPSPRLPQQHQPQIQLQFLQHRMQQQMATAAPQVTAAAAGGRQPTANQARSRRKRSTPQPLPKARPTETLPRRE; encoded by the exons ATG CAACAAGTTTTGGAATATGCACTAGATCGAGCTGAG TACATTGTGGAAAGCGCTCGGCAGCGCCCCGCCAGGAGGCGACTTTCCTCCGGTGGTAGGAAGAGTTTGTATCAGAAGCTCTACGAGCTCTACGTAGAAGAATGTGAGAAGGAGCCAGAGTCCAAG AATTTCAGGAGGAATGTGAAGCTGCTGGACAAGTTGCTGGCTCAGGAATCCCTTTCGTGTCTGGTGGTCAACTTGTACGCCGGCAACGACGGCTACTCGCTCATGCTCAGGGGCAAGAATGGATCCG ATTCCGAAACCATCCGACTGCCGTATGAAGAAGGAGAGCTGCTGGAGTACTTGGACGCCGAGGAGTTGCCGCCTGTTTTGGTTGACCTGCTAGAGAAGTCCCAG GTGAATATCTTCCACTGCGGCTGCGTCCTGGTGGAGGTCCGAGACTACAGGCAGTGCACCAGCACCAAGATGCCGTTGTACCAGAGCAGACACGTCCTGCTCAGGCCCACCATGCAGACTCTGATTTGCGACGTCCACGCCATGACCAGCGACCATCACAAGTGGACGCAG GACGACAAATTGCAGCTGGAGAGCCAGTTGATCCTGGCCACGGCCGAGCCCCTGTGCCTGGACCCGTCCATCTCGGTCACTTGCGCCACCAACCGCCTGCTCTACAACAAGCAAAAACTCAACAGCCGCGCCATGAAACG CTGTTTCAAGAGGCACTCGCGAGCGGCGCTGAACCGCCAGCAGGAGCTGTCGCAGCTGCCCCTGCCACGCCAGCTGCGTCTTTACGACTACCTGCAAAAGCGGAAGGAGAGAAAAGCCGCGCCCGTCATCGACTTGAAGATCTCCAAAATCGGAAAC TGCGTGGACATGTGGCGACGAAACAGCTGCCAGCTTAGCGCTCCCAAAGAAATCGAC GTGGAGAAGTACGCCGTGGTGGAGAGATCCATCCAGTTGGAAGATTCTCAGCCCCCTTCTGTCATCTGGCCGGCTGAG GAGATCGTGGACGACTACACCTTCGAATGCGAGGCCAGCGGTCAGGCCCAGAGGACCAGGGTGTCCGTTTTCCAGTCGCTGGGCGACCCGCTGGTATACGGCAAGATCTACTGCACCAAAGACGGCAAAGACGAAGAGGACGGCGCCGACCCGAAGCTCACCCATCCGCC GTTCCTCATCGGCTCCAAGATGGACGCCGAGCG CTTCCTGGCGCAGTACAAATGCGTGTTCGAGAGAGACGTCAAGTGTCAGGTCAAGATGTCCCACAACTCGGGCGGCTCGGCTCCGCCCCCCGCCTCCCCCGACGAGGACGAGGTAGTGGGCTCGGTCCCGGACGGGCACCCCGCGAGCCGTCGGGCTGACGGCGGCCGTCTCTGCCAGGGCGACGGCTTCTCGCCGCTGGTCCAGGCCTCCGTGTTGGGCAAAGGGGTGAAGCAGCGGCCGCAGCCCATCAAAATTCCGCCGGGAtctggtggcggcggcggctcctCAG GTAATCCATACACTTGCCAAAGTGGTCTTCTCAAGTGTCCCACTCCGCCCCCCCTGGGCAAAAGCCAGCAGCCTCTGAACAGGAAACACTCGGTGGAGTTGGGTCTGGTGGGCCAAGTGGGCCTCCTGTCCCCCGCCTCACTTTCCCCCATGAGCTCCGTGCAGA GATCGGGCACCCCCGGCAACACGGCGTGCTCGACGCCGCACCCCGCCGACTCGCTGGGGCCCCCGCCGGGGACGCCCACCCCCCCGGAGGCCCCGACGCAGGCCGCCCTGCTGACGCCGTTCCCCCTCAGCCAGCCGCTGCCCGTCATGACCATCCCGCTGCCCGTCACCACGGGCGCCGCCTCCTCGCCGGTGGCGGCCAACCCGGCCGGCCTCAACTTCATCAACGTGGTCGGCTCCGTCTG CAACCCCCAGACGCTGATGGGCGGCCCGGGTTCCATGCTGGCTCCCGGACTCAACCTGGGCGGAATCCTGCCGTCCGGGGGCCTGGTGCCCTCCGTGCAGCCCGCCGCGCAGACAG GGAGTCACTTCAACGTGAACagcggcggcgggctccgacCGCTCAACTTGCTGCAGGTACAGCACGCGGCGCCAATGGGCCGCCTGGGAGTGGATGCCTCGGTTTTTATGGGCGGTGGCGGCGCTCAGATCCCCAGCGCTCCGCTCATCTTCAACCCCGTGCAGCAACAGCAGTTCTCGCCGCAGAGCCACTCGGCCACTTCCAGCCCTCAGCGGCAGGGGGAGGCG GGCGATCAGGGCGCCGACCCTTCGTTGGGGAACCAGCAAACGGCCGTCATCAACTTGGGCGTCGGTGGCTTCATGTCTTCGCAAACGGCAG TGCTGTCCCAGTTGGGCCGCGGGCCGGACGGCTCTGGGGCCCCGCCACCTTCTCCCAGGCTTCCGCAGCAGCACCAGCCTCAGATACAA TTGCAATTCTTGCAGCACCGAATGCAGCAGCAAATGGCTACGGCAGCCCCCCAGGTAacggcggcagcggcggggGGCCGGCAGCCTACCGCCAACCAAGCAAGAAgtaggaggaagaggagcacgCCGCAGCCCCTCCCCAAAGCTCGCCCGACGGAAACGTTGCCCAGACGCGAGTAA